The genomic stretch aatttattggaatttttcgaacacgcaactgcagctgtagatcaggtgaaagcatatgatatgaaatacttagattttcagaaagcttttgataaggttccacaccaaagactgatcctcagattggaagctgtaggtattcagggtaatgtaagtagatggattatgaactggttgatgtataggaaacagagggtgtcgattagaggagtcgcttctaactggagtgaggttgttagtggagttccacagggatcagtactagggcctgtgctttttctaatctatattaatgatctgggactcagtcaaatttgcagatgatactaaaataggtgactcagcagatacaatctcggcagcacaggctattcaaagggatttagataatattcaggtgtgggccgacacctggcagatgaaattcaatgtggacaagtgcaaggtattacatgcaggtaacaaaaatgtccactattatTTCACTATGgcaggaatagaactagatgaagtaacgcatgagaaagacctagaagtctatgtggactcctcactttctccagccaaacaatttggggaagcaataaaaaaaggcaaacacaatgttagggtatattgtcaaaagtgtagaattgagaacaagggcagtaatgttcagactgtacaatgcactagttagagctcatctggatactgtggacagttctgggctccacacttcaagaaagatatcgctgctctagaggcagttcagaggagagcaaccagacttattccaggtctgaagggaatgtcctactgagagactgaggaactgaaccttttcaccctggaacagaggagactacatggggacttgatccaagtcttcaaaatcatgaaaggcatcgaccacatcaaaccagaggagcttttccagatcagcagggacacacggacccggggacacaaatggaaattggccttcaaggcattcaaaattgaaaataggagacacttcttcacacagagaggcgtcacaatctggaacaaactccccagtgatgtgggtgaagctgaaaatttgggaacatttaaaaataaactggataggatccttggatcacttagttattaatggacaccaaacgagcatacttggttgaatggcctcctctcgtttgtaaactttcttatgttcttatgtatcaGCCACTCTTTGGCTAGAGACCGTAAGTAAATACAGTGTTGCACACATACTACACACGGGCCCCTGCAGATTcccttacacttgtacactttcATGTAAATCATGTATTAGTAATCAGTAATCTTTTACTTTAAAagtctttactttactttaaaaaatacatagttGATCAGAATACTCGTCTGACAGTAGTAACATAACAGAAATAGTTATCAAATTCCTGTTATCTGACTACATAACGCCGCTATTTGTATTCCATTACTCCCCATCCCTGACTATATCTACCAAAAGTCTAGGgtgcagatctgcaattgattgattgctcaaaacaacttattttatttttaattttttaaagttgtacattactgccttaaaatcaaattaaataacttgaaacaaACTACCGTCAATGTCACTGTCATGCAGTCTTACACGTTTGCCAGTatagagatattatattttgcatgatttattggtatataacatATGACATacgtgtgacaatagttagcattacatacgaaaccaacctgttggttcatcaataacactcataCATAATTTCCAATCTCCTCCATTTCTAACGACCTGGTCTGTTTTTCGTTtaggtcacaagttcttgttcaaaagtGGCTTAACCTTGTTACGTTGCGGGCACATttctgattggttacgtcaGTTAGAGACGCAGTGCGTCAACAACACAAGGATGTGACGCGTCATTTGCCGACAAtccttttcctgctccattcacacagacacacagacccacagacCCACAGACCCGTTGCTGGAAAATTCATGTCAATTAGACGAGAACCCCGAGATGGAAAAGTGCTTGTGTCGAAATGCAGataaacccattcacacagaccttgccggcaacaaaatgccaccaaaacgctggcaattgtttcagtgtgaatggggtaaGTGAAGTTAGTTACTCACCCACGCAGATGTACTTTCCTCTGGCTGCAGCAATCCCCCGAGCAAACACTGCCTGAGCTGCACGACACAACAGTCAACAGAAACCATCAGTTAAACAATTCAGATTGAAACGGAACAGGTTTAAAGTATCTAGGCCGTCCACAATAATTCAACTGGAATGTCACTAAATATTTAGACACATTCATCTTCAGCAGAGTTGATAATGACACCTGGCAAAAGATTTTAGTCtcttttattatgttttattttatttttcgtCTATGTGATTCCAGGACAACACAAGTTGTTAAGCACAGAAGTAGAGGGCTATAACTTTCTGCTAAATTGGGGTCAGTTGTACAGCTCATTGTGCTGTCCTGGGTTACGTATTGTTTCCATCTGAACTTAACTGTGAAGCACCTGTGGGGGTTTCTGGGATGTCCAGAGCGTGCCAGTACACCATGATGGAGCCGTCAGACTCGTACATCTGCAACACACAGGCACTGTTTACACACTACATATGGAAATAGAACCATGATTATTATCAgcaatattactattattgaccCACTTGGATTCCCTTCTGTGAGGTCAGGACTAGCAGCACCCGCAAGGGCAGCACACACCAGGCggcctgcaacacacacacacacacacacacagaaaggtgAAAAGAGAGAAATCACACAGTGAATATTGCCCACAATTAGAGACCTATAATTGGGGCTCCCATATGGCCTAATATCCCACTGCCTCACACACTTCCTACCAACTACATTATACAATATACCTGTTTATATGTAGTTCTGTAGATCACCTATCGAGTCATTATGATTCTACAACATCACTGTGGTCATAAATCACAAAATCTGCTGTCAAGGTCCCTTTAATTATAAATGCCCACCCAGGTCTACTGAGGAATGTTTCTGAGGGGCCCACCTGGATGATGAGCGAGGAGCTGGCGGGGATGTTGCCCTCCTTGGACTGCAGCTGGCGGTGGGAGAAGTTGAGGCCGTCCCCCGAGGCGCTCACCATGTTGACCACGTTGCCGTGCACCACTGTGAAGTAGGTGAGGCTGCGCTCGGCGATGGGCAGCACGCTCAGGTTGTTGTACAGGGCCGAGGCGCTGCTCTTGATCTGGATGCTCTTCTCCTTGTGGTACATCCTGAGCCGGCGGGGGGGACAGCaggcagagaggaggagagaagagagaggagagaagagaaaggagaggaagaggagcgGAGGAGTGGGGCGCTGACTGTAAGAAGCAGGGCACTGCAACCAGAAAGACAACAGAATCAGGACACTGTAGATTATAGTAGAAAATAAGCACGgttttgctgctgttgttgttcacTTTTGGGGAAATGAATCTGTCATATCAAggacaaagaaaaacatgaaaaaactgaaagtggaagaaagaaaaaaggcgCTATACAACAATGATGCCCATGCCTTGGCCTGGTCAGTCATGGCACATGGACCACACTGAGCCTCCCTGAGGAAAAATGCGTAGTTACTATACTTTTGCATACCAGTTAAAGTGTGCGTAACTGTATTTCTGTTTCGTAAAGCATGTGTGGACAGTGCAGGTCTGATCGCTGCAGGCATTAAAAAACATCATGAGACCCACAGCAACTCATAGTCCCATATTTAGCCATTTAAATTGAATACTGCAGCACAGTTAACTGGGAGACCGTGATTTATATAGCGCCACAGCAGCCCGCATAACTTACAATAATCAGACTCGCACGACGGATAAAATAATGttactattttaataataataaatgcgtCTGATAACCAAATCCCCCGCCGCATTACATTAATCTTCTTACcgttttcttctgttcacttagCTCGCCCAAACGAATGGCGGCATGGCAATAAAACGCGATTATTCGGGTTTTCAGCGAATCGATGGTTTTAATCCAAACTGTCAACAATGATAATACAACTATTATTGCACGAACTGTTCATTTCTCTTCCACCATCCCTGATCCGCTCGCATCGTCTGCAGCCATAGTGACAGCTCAACTTTCGGAGACGTCACCTGAAGCTGTGTAGGTGATTTGAGGGAAGCTGTGCGCTACGTCACTGCCAAGCTCGCGTTTGCCGTTGCTAGGGAACGGGACAGCGAAACTGCCAAAGCAGGAAGAGCCGAATAAACACATCACCCAGACAGGTGAGCTCTCagtcaaaatgcatttcattacaCAACTTATCCGGATTTTGTTAATTCTTTGATGGcgctgttttgatttcttagcgCATGGCATCTGCTTTGACTTGCAGTCCCCGCTTGCACAGAGATTTAGCAGCTAATGCAATGCTTGTATTTGTGTAGACTGCCCATTGATTGTCCGTGCGTGCAGTCTGAATCACGGGTTTTATATTTAAGTCGTGTTTGGGTAGTGTGGTTTAGTGTCACCATGTTTTGTCAGATGGGGGGTAGTTTCTTAGAGCTGCCCCTGTATATGTAACGAGTTTACGTAAAACGCGTTAGAGAACGGTCATATTTACGTCACAGGTATTATTCTCTAATTGTAATCTATACACAAAGATTGGAATTGAACAGCTGAGGTCCTCAGAAACCACCGTTTAATGTGGAGGGCAACGCCTGTGCTCGGGGGGTGTAAGTATCCTCCAGGATTTATGTCACCCCCATATCTTAATTACTTGATTGATCTAATTGTCAAATCACTTTTCATTTCTAGCTATTAACCAGTTGCTAATAAAAAGCAGGAATCCGGCTCTCGATTACTGGTTGCCCATCCCCGATACACTTAATACGATAGATATTTTGACCttgtttttaatcttaaaaGAGCGAAAATCATCAGAtcattataaataacaagcaAGATACATAAGCAAAATAAGTATGTAAGCGATTAAGAGCTCAGAGTGGTAAGAAATCTGGACTAATGTAAGGACTGACCATCCCTACTGTACCTACTGTACCTCTGCCCATGGGCGCATGTCACAGGAGCGCCCTCTGGCGACGAACAGGCGGAATGCCAAATTCCCACCAGGGAGCAGAGCGTCTCTTCCTCCCGTTCATAATTACCTACTAATAAAACTAATTGCTTCCTGATTTAAGCCATGCGAACCCTTTTACCAGAAGCTGCTGGAGTGGAGGCGAAATACagcagttttattatttacttccGTCAGAGCTCAGCACTGTGTACATGTGGATTCATTTCTTTTGCGTCTACAGATCCAGTTCCTGTCATCTGGGGGTATGTCTCGTTTCACGTCCAAGTCCCGAGCGGACAAGTCCCGTGTCCCCTCCGCCCCCGTGCCCCCTTCAGCCCCCAGCGCAGTCGCCCCTGCAGACATCGTCCCAGGACGCCTCACTGAGTCCGACTGGGTTGCCATGCTGATGCAGGAGGAGGGCGAGGAGGTGGTGGCGGACATTGTGGACAAGCTGATGTCCCGGGTGATGGAGGAGTGCTACAGAGTGTACCTGCAGAGACAGGTGAGCCTCCACAGTGGCTGGCAGCAGCATTTATGTCACATATTCCCAGAACAGGATGTAAGGACCTCTGGTAGATCAGGAAAAAGGGAAAATGCAGCATCCACTGACCTAGACATTTATACTTAAATGTGTGTCCATTAACGCATTAACTGCAAATTACAAAACTGTCCCCCATGGCCTTTACATCCTGAAGTAGTAGAAAATGGCttttgacaataaataaataagcaatatTGTGTCTAGGCCTGAGACTTCCTACAACGCTGTGCTTCCCTCGTCTCCTCCTTCCTAGCTGGTGCCGTTCACCGTGTCCCAGGCACGGGAGGCCCTGCTGCAGATGGTGGAGTGGCGTTTCCTGGTGCGGGACGAGGGCGAGGGGCCGGACAGCACCTCCTCCtgggaggaggatgaggagccCCAGCCGTGCAGCACAGACTCCTGGGCTCAGGGCTGTGTGCCCGTCCTGCACACTGGGCTGACACCACGCACCACACTCCCACAGGCGCCCTCTACCAGGGAGCAGACGGCAGCAGGGAGTCCACAGCCCCAGCCTGAGCTACAGCCACTGGAGTCTGGGATGGATGCAGCGAGCATAGCGGTCCCTCTCCAGAATAGACCGGCTGAAATCAAAGCAGAGAAGAAAACACTGTCTGGGCCCAAGAAAACAATGCCTCCTTTGCGGATGCCAGCTCCCCCACCTAAAACAGAGCAGAGGAGCAAACAGTTTCCCCACCAAGCACCGCTGCCAACAACCAAAGAGAAGGTCCGCCCCCAGCCCCTGCGGGAGTCCCACACCGAGGCACCCCAGTCTACCCAGCAGGAAGGGCTGGGCCCGCTGCCCTCTCCACCTGCTGCTCCCCGTCCTCCACTCCTGGACGCCACAGCAGGAGGGCGCTCAACTTGGGTTGGTGCAGTGCAGAAGCTGGACCCTGCCCGTCTCCCACGGCACCGCATCTGGCCTGCCTTCGAGGTACTGGAGGCCAACGCCCTGCAGCACCCCCCGGGGAGGACAGCCAGCACCCTGCCAGGAAGGGCCAGGCAAGAGAAGTGGCGAGCAGGGGGTCAGTTTGCTCTCCGCCGCCtggctcctcttcctcctcccactgtgCCAGGTCAGGTCTTGCACCAGGAAGCACAGAAACCACACAGGAGAAGCGTCCTGAAGCCCTTCCCTCTCCCAGACCCTTCCCCTCACCCATCCAATCCAATATACACCCAGGAGGACAGCAGCCCTCCCCGTGGCCCCCTTCCCCTCACTGCCCATCTGCTGCTGGACTCCATGGAGCTGTCCCCTGGAGTGTCCCTCAAGGACCCCCGCTGGCCCAGGACAGGCTCCTGGAGGGAGACCCAGCCCCAGCCCGACTACAGCACAGCTCTGAAGCCCATCAGAAGCACCCTGCCCTCTCCACTCATCTCTCTGGACCAGCTGGTCACAGGACAGCACCCACTGGCGAGCCCCCACACTTCGCTGGCTGGGCAAACTTAGACCCTGCAGGCACACACAGACTATAttcaattttgttgttgttgcgttttatttgtattctgatGCAAATCTGTAAATTAAATTTGAGAAATTAACATAAGAAAACGAGAGCACCAACCATGTGGtataaaatgaaagcaaaacatGCCTTGTTCTCAGTTTGATCTGAAATGGCTCATCTAAAATGTGACTCCTTTAAAGTGAATGGTGATCATTTTCCTCCTGGAATAAGTGTGTAATTGGGTCATGTAGCACCAAAACCTTCCACATCTGTACTCCACAACCTCTCTAGCAGCTCAGTACTTTATCTTGACCATCAGCCAGTGTCTTTTTGTTTCTCTATTAGTAAatgtaatcattattattattattattttttttaaaaggccaGGTGATCCATCCCTCACTCACACTCTAAACTTCTACACAATCAACTGTCCCTCCTTAATCCAAGAGACGCCTAACTAAAGGCACACTGGACAAATGACACGACTCTcttaataaactatttaccatcTCTGTGATCCTGTCGTCTCTTGCTTGGTTTTGGTTGGTGCCAACCCTTCCATTTAATTCTTGAACTCTCAACATCTCAACTGTTCATAATCTCTCAGCCTCAACCACCGTTTACATGTATTGCACTCTATCCATCTGGGCCACAGCGCCCTCTCTCTGGCAGTGTCAGTTCCTGCCGTTGTCGATTCTATCCATCTCATGCTGTGTGCACCTATCTCACTCTTGCTCGTTTTCTCAGAGAAGGAGCATCTCTTCTCTTCCCACTGTCTGCGGTACCGCCTGACCCCTCCCGTCAGGCCGTGTGCGTCTTGAGGTGCAAGGTGAGGCTCCTCATGTGTTTGTACAGCTGGCCGCAGTCTGGGCAGGGGAAGGGGGCCTCGCCAGTGTGGATCTTGCGGTGTGCCAGCAGGCTGTTGGAGTGGCGGAAGCGCTTGGGGCACTGGACACAGGCATAGGGCTTCTCCCCCGTGTGGCGGCGCAGGTGAGTGCGGAAGGATCCCAGTTGGCGGAAGCGCTTGCCGCAGTCCTGGCAGTGGTAGGGCGTCTCCCCGGAGTGCACCCGCAGGTGGTTCCTCAGCACGCCGGACTCCTTGAAAGACTTGCCGCACTGAGGGCAGCCGTAGGGCCGGACCCCCGTGTGGCTGCGCTCGTGGACCCGCAGCCCGCCGGAGCCCCGGAAGCTCTTCCCGCACTGGGTGCACTTGTAAGGCCGCTCCTGGCTATGCACCCGCCCATGGGCCTTCAGCCCGCTGGAGTGGCGGAAGTCCTTGCCGCACTGAGCACAACGGTAGCGCTTCTCCGCGGAGTGCACGAGCCGGTGAATCTGCAGGTTGCCGGGCCGGCTGAAGCAGCGGCCGCAGTCCTCACAGTAGTAGGGCGTCTCGCGGGTGTGGGTGCGCCGGTGGTCCTGCAGGTACACCAGCCGGGCGAACTCCTTGCCACAGTCGGGGCAGGGGTACGGCCGCTCGCCCGTGTGGGTGCGCTGGTGCAGCTTCAGGTGGCCCTGCTGGCGGAAGCCCTTGTCACACTGCGGGCAGCGGAAGGGCAGCTCTCCGGAGTGGATGCGCCGGTGGGTGCGCAGGTTGTTGGCGTGCCGGAAGCGCCTCCCACACTCCGGGCACGGGAAGGGCAGCTCGCCGGTGTGGATGAGTGTGTGGGAGCGCAGGTGGACCGCCCGCCGGAAACTCTTCCCTGAGTAGAGCAGAGCAGAGAGTTAGTTTCCACAAGAGGTCTTAACATCCAGACTGTACCTGGACATTACAGAACTATTACTTTAAAGCTCTTAATTGCACTAATATGCTCCCCTCTGCACCCAATTGCCATTTATAAACTTCTAGTACTTAATCATCTTACTGTTACTGCTGCTATTATATTGACACTTACACCTGCTGTAACCCTCTGCACATATCAGGGATTAAACTATCCtctatttttgtatgttttaatgCACATCTACTCTGACTTATGCTGCATATTGTCATACTCAAgtggcaagaaaaaaataatacaaataaaaaggtgAGTGGTACGGTAGGATCATTGTGTTTGGTTGTCCTGATCGGTCACATCATGCCAATATTTAAGAAGTTCTCCTTTATTGATGAAATTCTAGGGAAactaaaaacagaataaaagcaAAACTTTGGCAGTTCAGAGTGAAGAAAGGGGAAGAAAACTCACCACATTCGGGGCAGCTGTGAAGTTTCTCCTCGGTGTGAGTGCGGGCGTGAGTGCCCAGGTCGCTGCGGCGGGCGAAGGAGCGCTCGCAGACGGTGCAGCTGAAGGGGCGCTCGCCGGTGTGCAGCCGCTCGTGAGTGCGGAAGCTGCTGAGCTGCGTGAAGCGCTTGGGGCATTGGGGGCAGGCGAAGGGCCGCTCCCCGGTGTGCGTGCGCAGGTGGTTGGTCAGCACACACGAGTAGCGGAAGCGCTGGCCGCACTGCCCGCAGGCATAGGGGCGCAGCTCCCCATGTACCTCTTGATGGTGCGCCCTCAGCTCTGCCACGCTCCCCAGGCTGGCGTCACAGTCCCGACAGGGGTGCCCAGCCCTGCCACCCACCCCAGCGCCCATGCAGGCCTTCGCTATGACATTCTTGGCACCAGGAGCTCCACTGGCCTCACTGTGGGGAGTCTTTTGGTTAGCTTTGGCATTATCGGTGGTGCTAGTGCAAACACTAGTAGTGGTAACAGCAGCAACTGAATTGTTACTAGTGGGCACACTGCCATGATCGGCAGCATTGTTAGGGTCACTAGCATCGTCGCCATGGTGCTGGGGAGGGGGCAGTTTTGGAATGCGTGCCACCCTGCGACTACATTGGCCTTTCAAGCGTCTGCCACAGCGCTCCCCCTGCCCTTGCCTCTGCCCCCCTTCCTCCTCAACCTTCACAGAGATACGCAGGGGCTCCAGCGTCTCTAGTTTGATCTCCACAGGCTCAGGGGGCTCCTCTTTGACTTGGGGGGGCCCATTCTGAGTAGTTTCCCACAGCGATTCCATATCCGACAGCAGTTTTCCTGCACCTGCTAAAAAAGACAAGGGAACTGATAAAGAGAGAGTAAAAGAAGTGACAGAGAGAATGTCCCCTCCTTCAGAGCTGCAGTTTCTCTGGTTCTTAGGTTTACTGTTGAGGAAGCTTTCTATTCTGGaggtttttaataaaatacataataaaagtcACCCAACATTCAACcatgcatacaaacacacagtgtACAGACTGTGCACGCAGACAGGCTGACATGCCAACACATACATAGGCCAAGATGTCCAGCTGCTTGTGCAGGAGGCACCAGGATAAAAACAGTCCCTATTCATTACACTGCTAATACTCAAGCTGGCTTCACTACATCCTACAGACTGCTGAGCAGACCAGGCCAGACAGACATACAACAACAAAGTGTCTTTTTGGTTATTTATGTATAACAGACAGGAAATAATAACGACATTGTAATTATTAGCAGTATTATGTCCTCTTGTATCAAGTTACATTGGttccatttgttttcaaaatatctgCATCGAGAAGAGGGCAGGGTGAGTGAGAGTAACATTTCTGTAAAAGCACATGCAAAACCATTTCTCACAAAATCAACCTACATTCCGATGTTGTTATCGCAAAACCAATCCGCTCTCATATTCTCTCTGTAAGATAACGCAGCGGTGGGTTACAATAATACAGAACACGTCCTATCACCTGTTTCCCTGCCGGCTGAACATTTCCGTTgacttttcttttcaattttcatttttcttgcCTCCCTATCAGTGACTTTCGTTCGTGCAGCT from Amia ocellicauda isolate fAmiCal2 chromosome 8, fAmiCal2.hap1, whole genome shotgun sequence encodes the following:
- the LOC136755385 gene encoding zinc finger protein 835 isoform X1; the protein is MKIEKKSQRKCSAGRETAGAGKLLSDMESLWETTQNGPPQVKEEPPEPVEIKLETLEPLRISVKVEEEGGQRQGQGERCGRRLKGQCSRRVARIPKLPPPQHHGDDASDPNNAADHGSVPTSNNSVAAVTTTSVCTSTTDNAKANQKTPHSEASGAPGAKNVIAKACMGAGVGGRAGHPCRDCDASLGSVAELRAHHQEVHGELRPYACGQCGQRFRYSCVLTNHLRTHTGERPFACPQCPKRFTQLSSFRTHERLHTGERPFSCTVCERSFARRSDLGTHARTHTEEKLHSCPECGKSFRRAVHLRSHTLIHTGELPFPCPECGRRFRHANNLRTHRRIHSGELPFRCPQCDKGFRQQGHLKLHQRTHTGERPYPCPDCGKEFARLVYLQDHRRTHTRETPYYCEDCGRCFSRPGNLQIHRLVHSAEKRYRCAQCGKDFRHSSGLKAHGRVHSQERPYKCTQCGKSFRGSGGLRVHERSHTGVRPYGCPQCGKSFKESGVLRNHLRVHSGETPYHCQDCGKRFRQLGSFRTHLRRHTGEKPYACVQCPKRFRHSNSLLAHRKIHTGEAPFPCPDCGQLYKHMRSLTLHLKTHTA
- the LOC136755385 gene encoding zinc finger protein 135 isoform X2, which encodes MESLWETTQNGPPQVKEEPPEPVEIKLETLEPLRISVKVEEEGGQRQGQGERCGRRLKGQCSRRVARIPKLPPPQHHGDDASDPNNAADHGSVPTSNNSVAAVTTTSVCTSTTDNAKANQKTPHSEASGAPGAKNVIAKACMGAGVGGRAGHPCRDCDASLGSVAELRAHHQEVHGELRPYACGQCGQRFRYSCVLTNHLRTHTGERPFACPQCPKRFTQLSSFRTHERLHTGERPFSCTVCERSFARRSDLGTHARTHTEEKLHSCPECGKSFRRAVHLRSHTLIHTGELPFPCPECGRRFRHANNLRTHRRIHSGELPFRCPQCDKGFRQQGHLKLHQRTHTGERPYPCPDCGKEFARLVYLQDHRRTHTRETPYYCEDCGRCFSRPGNLQIHRLVHSAEKRYRCAQCGKDFRHSSGLKAHGRVHSQERPYKCTQCGKSFRGSGGLRVHERSHTGVRPYGCPQCGKSFKESGVLRNHLRVHSGETPYHCQDCGKRFRQLGSFRTHLRRHTGEKPYACVQCPKRFRHSNSLLAHRKIHTGEAPFPCPDCGQLYKHMRSLTLHLKTHTA
- the c20h2orf81 gene encoding uncharacterized protein C2orf81 homolog yields the protein MSRFTSKSRADKSRVPSAPVPPSAPSAVAPADIVPGRLTESDWVAMLMQEEGEEVVADIVDKLMSRVMEECYRVYLQRQLVPFTVSQAREALLQMVEWRFLVRDEGEGPDSTSSWEEDEEPQPCSTDSWAQGCVPVLHTGLTPRTTLPQAPSTREQTAAGSPQPQPELQPLESGMDAASIAVPLQNRPAEIKAEKKTLSGPKKTMPPLRMPAPPPKTEQRSKQFPHQAPLPTTKEKVRPQPLRESHTEAPQSTQQEGLGPLPSPPAAPRPPLLDATAGGRSTWVGAVQKLDPARLPRHRIWPAFEVLEANALQHPPGRTASTLPGRARQEKWRAGGQFALRRLAPLPPPTVPGQVLHQEAQKPHRRSVLKPFPLPDPSPHPSNPIYTQEDSSPPRGPLPLTAHLLLDSMELSPGVSLKDPRWPRTGSWRETQPQPDYSTALKPIRSTLPSPLISLDQLVTGQHPLASPHTSLAGQT